The Methanobrevibacter sp. DNA segment CATAATTTATCCTCCTAATTATTTAAATAATATTTCAGCAACTTCACTACGTAAGATACTTTTAAATCTATCTAATCTAGCTTCAATTGTGTTATTTACTTCAATATCTCCATTAGTGGTTTTTAAAACAGCTCCACCGATAGCATCAATAGGTTCACCTAATGTGAAATTGATTCCATCAATTTCAAAAGAGTCTGTACCTTGTGAAGATAAGTCTTGTTTGAATTTATTTGTATCAGCTTCATTTAATTGAATAATTAAATCATCACTACCAATTTCATCAGCAGCTTCTTTAATCATTTTACTTAATGAATCTTCATATTCTTCATCGCCAGAAGAAGCTTTAACTTTTAATTCTCCAATAGCTTGATTAAAAGCAGCTTCAATTACTTCTTCTTTAGCGCCTAATTCTGCTCTACGAGCATTCATCTTAGCTTCAGAGATAATTTGCTGATATCTCATATCAGATTGTTTTTTACCGTTTTCTAAAATTTTTGTTTTTTCAGCTTCAGCGGTTTTTTCAGCTTTTGCTTGAATAGCTGAAACTTCAGTATTTGCATCTTGAATGATTAAATCAGCTTTCCCTTGGGCTTCAGACATAATGCTTTCAACAATTTTACTTGTGCCTGAGCTCATATAAATTGCCTCCTTAACCTAAGATTCCACCGAATACCATAAGTAAAATAGCAATCAAGAAACCGTAAATAGCCTGAGTCTCTGGTAATGCAGAGAAAATAATACCACGTGCAAACATATCATTGTCTTCTACAATTGCACCTACAGAGGATGCTGCTGCCATACCTTGTCCCATACCGGAACCTAAACCGGCAAATCCGATGGATGCACCTACACCGATAGCTACAATACCTGCTTCAGTAGGTAAACCTTGTCCTCCACCGAGTAATCCTGAGAATACTAATAATAAGATTGCAACCAAGAAACCGTAAATAGCCTGAGTCTCTGGTAATGCAGAGAAAATAATACCTCTTGCAAACATGTCATTGTCTTCTGCAACTGCACCTACAGATCCTGCAGCTGCCATACCTTGACCTAAACCGGAACCTAATCCAGCAAAACCAATTGCTACTCCAGCACCAATAGCTGCTAAAGCAGTACCTAAAGCAATTTCTACCATATTTAATTCACCTTTGAAATAATATTGATTTTTTAAATTTTAATTTAAGATATAAATGAAAAATTTTTAATTTTTAATTTTTGTAAATGTTCTTTTTGCTTTGAAAGCTTCGAATTTACCTTTACCTTCCATGAAGAATTGTGAGAAGAACTCTACATAGTTAAGACGTAAAGCGTTAATAAATGCACCTAATACTTGGAAAGCGAAGTTTGCAATATGACCACCGATAAATACAATGATTGCGATAACAATTCCTGCATATGGAACCATATCATTAAGCATTACTGCTAAAATGTTTACAGTCATAGCAATACCACCGGTAGCTAAACATAATGCTAAAAGACGTGCGTAGGATAATACATCACCCATGTAACCGAAAATATCCATTACACCGTATGCACCGTTAGCCCATACCAACATTCCAATGGTTGCAATTATTAATATTCCTCCTAAGATCATGCCTATCATACCTATTGCAGGCATCATGAATCCTAAAGCAAGTAAGATAATACCAGCTTCGAAAACAAACCAACAAATTTGAGAACCGATAGCATCTTTCATGTTACCGTATCTGATGTTGTTAATAGCACCCATAATAAATCCGATATTGGTGTAAATAAGACCAATAACAATAGCTATTATCAAAATAGTATCTGGATGTACAAATGCTTCAACAGGAGCAAATACAGTTGGTAAACGGAAACCAGCTATTCTTTCTGGGAAGTCCCCAATAAAACCATTGGTTATTAAACCTAGTATCACGGCCCACAGCCCTGACCAGATTAAAATCCAACCAAATGAATGCATGGATTCTTTAACTTTTCCAAGTCCTCTTAATAATACTACCCCAATTGCAGCAACAACTAAACCATAAACTGCATCGGTTAAACAGAAACCGAAGAAGAATGGGAATGTGATTGCAACAAATATAGTTGGGTCAAGAGCATTGTAACGTACTGGAGAGTACATATCTACAAGGAATTCGAAAGGTTTTGCATACCATCCATTTTGTTGTAGGATAGGAACATTTTCATCATCTGTACCTTCAACCTCTATTGTTTCAAAGGCACAATGTCCATCAGAACTTTTTTCAACTAATTGTTCAACTTTCTCGGTATCTTTTACAGGTACCCATGCTTCAAGAATATAAGCATCTTTAGTTTGAACAAATGATGAA contains these protein-coding regions:
- a CDS encoding V-type ATP synthase subunit I yields the protein MFKTARMRKIRIVTLDKYVAPTVDALHESGLIQISDISDSVQQDPELAELVTPAKATPYTGKLSSLLMKTNGISELLGNSLSEGHGLKDTLMSFISPDLPVQKEVEALDTEAFIEKAEDTLAQVEAKTSVIEEKLSALDSETSELKSNKSLANRLSNFDMDLALLKDSKYTSTTVGRIDAGSTSEIKNELSNLTDELDVFTVPMDDKEGEIIVVVTLKEYSDDVYSTLRKFDFERIEVGDVEGTPQQIISNADARLLTIDSERASVKSELHAVAEQWDDDILALKEQLENEKEKNEILSSFVQTKDAYILEAWVPVKDTEKVEQLVEKSSDGHCAFETIEVEGTDDENVPILQQNGWYAKPFEFLVDMYSPVRYNALDPTIFVAITFPFFFGFCLTDAVYGLVVAAIGVVLLRGLGKVKESMHSFGWILIWSGLWAVILGLITNGFIGDFPERIAGFRLPTVFAPVEAFVHPDTILIIAIVIGLIYTNIGFIMGAINNIRYGNMKDAIGSQICWFVFEAGIILLALGFMMPAIGMIGMILGGILIIATIGMLVWANGAYGVMDIFGYMGDVLSYARLLALCLATGGIAMTVNILAVMLNDMVPYAGIVIAIIVFIGGHIANFAFQVLGAFINALRLNYVEFFSQFFMEGKGKFEAFKAKRTFTKIKN
- a CDS encoding V-type ATP synthase subunit E, whose translation is MSSGTSKIVESIMSEAQGKADLIIQDANTEVSAIQAKAEKTAEAEKTKILENGKKQSDMRYQQIISEAKMNARRAELGAKEEVIEAAFNQAIGELKVKASSGDEEYEDSLSKMIKEAADEIGSDDLIIQLNEADTNKFKQDLSSQGTDSFEIDGINFTLGEPIDAIGGAVLKTTNGDIEVNNTIEARLDRFKSILRSEVAEILFK
- a CDS encoding V-type ATP synthase subunit K (produces ATP from ADP in the presence of a proton gradient across the membrane; the K subunit is a nonenzymatic component which binds the dimeric form by interacting with the G and E subunits), which gives rise to MVEIALGTALAAIGAGVAIGFAGLGSGLGQGMAAAGSVGAVAEDNDMFARGIIFSALPETQAIYGFLVAILLLVFSGLLGGGQGLPTEAGIVAIGVGASIGFAGLGSGMGQGMAAASSVGAIVEDNDMFARGIIFSALPETQAIYGFLIAILLMVFGGILG